The DNA window GGGAGGTTAGTTTGAATATGTGACGGTTAAGGTTTATTGATGAGAAtatgtttgaatgatgtttgGAGGTTTATGATTCGGTTTATGAAGGTGATGAGGTTTATGATTCGGTTTATGAAGATGATGGTTTATGAATGAAGTTTGAGGGTGCTACGATTTTGTTGGTGTAAGGTAGTATGAAGATGGCTAAGGGGTTTGAAggttttgaattgaggtgtgTGGGTGTTTGATCTGAGTGTGTGGTTGCTGAGTATGAAGGGAGGTTTATGAGAGAATGGAGAGCTCTGTTAGTGGGGGGATAGAACTAAGAATTTAGTAGAGTTCTTCTAGGGTTTTTGTTGGTGAGAAATGAGATGATGAATGGCTCTTTATATAGGGAGGAGATTAGGGTTTTAAGAGGGACTATGAGCTGGTGATAAATTTGAATGGATGGCTGAAATTGATTCTTGTCTACTAAGTTTACTTTTTACCAATTTCTGATGCGTTGTTCTTCACTTTTTGATGCAGGTTTTTTGTTATGGCTATTTTGGTGAAAGATTTGGACTCTATTGGTATAGCTATGGTGCAGGGTCTGATAGTAGAGTGGTGGAGCAGATAACAGGCGTGGGCTACATGAGGAAGGAggaaacttttttctttttctttttttttttttgatttctaCAGTAACTGTAAAGGAGAGAAATAGAACCTTTTTTTTTATCTGATGCAAAGTTGGactattattgtttttgtttactaATGCTTAAAATCAAACAATCAAAACTCAGCATATTATTATcactattataaatttattatatattttttttatttttatgacatAAATTAAACAAAAGCTTATTATAACATTTGGATGCAAATGATTAGCATAAAACGCAAATTATTATCTATAAACGCTAATTTATAAGTAATTAGTTTGATTATTAAAGaaatattaatttcaataataataaaCTTAACTATTAATCTAACTAACAAATGATACAAAAAAACCAAATATACAAGGTGCAAAAGATCGGTCACAATTTGGATGTAACGTGATTAGTAAGATGACTGGGCTAATGGACTTCACAAACACTCAACTATTAATTCGTACATAATCAATACAAATGATGCAAATGAATTGAGCCATGCTAATGTGAGtgaatcaaatgaaaaatttaggtcaaaatttagggtgcgacaaatgcccctatttaattatttttagccAGATAGCTCGAACGACTTTAGTGTTCAAGGTATCGGTGGCTAAAGAGAATTAAATACAAAAAAGACCCGAATTTTGCCTTTTGAAGCAATGAGATGTTATGAATGCATGGGTGTATGAATTCTTGCTGGGATATGAAAATCTGTGGGGATTGAAGAAAATGATTGTGTCAATGAGTTCCAATGGGAAGACTCGCAGGGAAAGTCCATGGTGCCAAAAACCgttttcaaccaatgagttgatttgATTAAGACAAGGAAATAACCAACATCGACCAATGAGCTAATGTAGGTAAATAACAATTcggtatcaaccaatgagttgaaaaaagaCATAACTAACATCAAACCACTAAGCTGATGAAAGTCGACACATCGATCTCAACCAATGAGTCGAGTACGATTTAAAACAGGAACGCCAACATCAACCAACGAGTAGatgaaggtaaacaacaattcgttatcaaccaatgagttgaagaaagacataactgacatcaaccaCTAAGTTGATGAAGGTAAacaaacaattcgttatcaaccaatgagttgaaaaagacataactgacatcaaccactaagctgatgaaggtaaacaaacaattcgttatcaaccaatgagttaaaaaagacataactaacatcaaccactaagttaatgtaggaaaacaacaattcgttatcaaccaatgagttgaaaaaagacataactaacatcaaccattaagttaatgtaagtaaacaacaattcgttatcaaccaatgagtcgaTGAGGGTATGAAGAAATTgatttcaaccaatgagttgacttaTGTTAATCGGAAAGTGAAAGACCAgcctcaaccaatgagttgaggagGTAAATGATAAATTTTAACCAATGGGTTGACAAGAAGAGACtgattattttcaaccaatgagttgattcaAATGATAAGGAAACGATGATCGATTTCAACCAATGGGTTGACTCAAGTTAACAAGAAGATAATGATCCCCTATGCATGATTTGTGCTCATGTATGAGATGTTTTTGTGCAAATTGATGCATATGACAATTGATCAATGCAGGTAATGAATTTACTGGATGGGTGCCTAATGGGCGGTGAAATTCTTTTTTGGGTATCCATGGTGGACCAGGCTTGGTTTTTTTATTGGAAAAAGACTGAGCAAGATTGAAATTTCAATTTGATGTTGTGGGAGGTTgccccatgaatgatatgcatgattgatgaatgcatgctatgaatgaaaTTTATGGTTTGAATGTTTTAACAAGTGCCCCAGTGAAGGgtaatgattttttttgtgaGGTGGAAAAGGTCTTTTGGTAGAAGGTTTGCGCAAGCGTAATTCTCGGCACCAATTATAAGTTTGAGGACTACTTGATATGGCATAGTCTGCTTGGACGGCTTGAAGGAAAGGTCTTGGCTTTGATTTGCCCCAGAATGCTAAGTATATGGAGAAACTTTCTTCAACGAAATTTAGATTCAAACTGATGATCCTGATATGACATGCCCCAATGCTCGGGAACTTTGAAATGAAATGCCCCTGAATGATGGACTTTTGAAGTGATGTGACTTTGCTGATGCCACTTTAGGCTCTTCGAATGATTTCCATTGTTGGAACTTCCTTGATGGAAAGTGCTTATTTACAAATGAAACTATTctattcaaaatggtaattttaatgcgacgtgcatgcaagttttgaaaacaaatcatttattgaaatgaaactgTGGTATACGATGAATAAATCCCAATGAGGATGCAATGGAAGTTTGAAATTCAAGTTGTGAAAGATGATGTGATATCgtggtatcaaaacaaatgattagcaaatattcaggagtcaggttaacgcgaccttgctttagtatgctttcaaaagaaaccttgcttcaattaggacttttgaaggttgtaacgtggccaggttcacgatttaagaaacaaaggatataggctcaaattttaatttttacccacccattcttcgtgatgtactccagtcctaagttcagttaactcttaCAAGTATTCGACTTCCAAGAGAATTTGCAGACGATGTTTGAGAACCAATGAGTTCTAAGGTGGCAGTCACCTATTCTTCTTCGAAAGtcacacaagtttgttcttgATTTTGACAATGATCTTttgatctcttttttttttttacttttatatccctatttttttttgcctaagtctccttttttaggttttgacttaacgggattttctttgatttttgtttgaacaacTTGTGTGACACTTGTCCAATAATCTGAAAGGGATTGAAAATGATGACTACCACATTGATGGTTCAATGGAAACAACTGTTGTAGGTCTTCTTCGACATTGTGTACGAAGAGAGGATTGAACCTTTAATCGGGAATTGTTCCCATGAAACGATTCTCTTGGAAATCTTATGAATTAAACATTTTAACTgaataactaccctgccccaggttttgatTAAGGGTTTAAATTTCGTGAAAAAAGAAAACACCTACttctaaggctcaaaggggttgactagggattatcatccttatatctccagtgtttggggatttgaaagaatgcctgtacatcatcaacaaagttttatttgaaagcacactGTTGCAAATTGGGTATTcgtttttcgtcatcctccctcaaatctTGCTTAGACAGAAAGCTGACAAAGAAAGTGAAGTGGAAaagcaaaatatatatatatattttttgaattttgattttgtgtAAGTGATACGAAATTAAAGCAAGAAAAACACATTATGATTGATTCAAAAcaaatgcaatgctcatttcattaaaattacgatTAAAGATTACAGAATTCAAATGCAACAAAGCACAATACAAACAAGGGGAATTGAAAGAATAAAAATGACAGAGGCCTAGTAACTATCAGCAGCAAGGATGAGCTTTACCGTCTGATATCTAGCTTTAGGAGAATCCCTTGTGTCTCGACACTCAATGGGGTAGGGGATTAGTGACCACATTCGGATTAACATCTCGAAAGGTGAGCATCTTACTTTCGATGAGGTCTTGAACCTTCTCCTTCAGAACCCAACAATCTTCAATGGAATGACCAACTACTCCACTATGAAAAGCACACTTAGCATTAGGATTATATCCTTTGGAGAATGGTGGCGTTGGAGCTTTAGTTGTCCTAGGAGCTATCAACGACTTATGGATTAGTGCAGGCCATAATTCAGTGTAAGTCATTGGAATTGGGTCGATGCGGCGAGGCTCCTTTGGTGGATCTTTCTGAGGCCTATTCTGATTTTGTTGAGCATTCTGAGGAGCACTTTGTGGAGCATTATGATGAGAAGCGCTCCATGGTTGTTGATGCGATGGCATTGGGAAGTATGGTTGTTGATGTTGAGCAGCTGCAACATGTGGATACTGATAGTAAGGCATGAATGGTACTTGTGGATAAGTTGGAGCTTGGTAGGGTTGTGGATTTTGAGTTCCTTCACCACTAGTCACAACAGCATTAGTTTCTCCTTCTTTCTTTCTATGGAAGTTTCCAGGGAATCTCTTTGTTTGGTTATTGTTGGATGATTCAGCAGCGTTGACAAtcttgccatttttcaaatcttctTCGACCCTTTCTCCAATGGTGACCAGGTCAGCAAAGCTAGAAGagacacttccaatcatcttctcatagaaGACTGGCTGCAAGGTATCCATAAACATGCCAGTGAGCTCTTTTTCAGCAAGAGGAGGTTCGACTTGAgcagctagctctctccagcgttgggCATACCCTTTGAAAGTTTCCTTATCTCTCATGGTCATAGTCTGAAGTTGTCTGCGATCAGGGGCTAAGTCcatgttgtacttgtattgtttcaggaAAGCTTCACCCAAATCTCTCCATGTTTGGATATGATCCCTCTTCAAACTCATGTACCATTTCAGAGAAGCTCCAGCTAAGCTATCTTGAAAGATGTGGACGAGCAATTTGTCATTGTTGGCATAAGCGGCCATCTTGCGAAAGTACATAGTCAGATGATCTTTAGGACAAGTGTGCCCCTTGTATTTCTCGAACTCATGGACTTTGAACTTTGCAGGCACAATCAAGTCAGAAACTAAACAGAGGTTCATGGTATCAAATCCAAAAATGTCATTTCCTTCAACGACTTTCAACCTTTTCTCGAGGACATTGTACTTTTCTTTCACTTCCTCCACCTCGTGGTTATGTTCTTGATCACCATGTTCGGAATCATCAACATGATAGACAAAAGGAGGATTGTTGAAAGTAGGTTGAACAGTAGTGTGAACAATCGGTGACTGTTCAGCGACGACTGGTATTGGTGCAATTTGTTGCGCAAAAAGTCCTACTCCCAAAGTATTCGCGAATGAGGGAGTATAACCAGGTGGTAAACCAAATTCTGGCCAGGTAGAAGGTAGCCTCTGAACGGGAATGGGATCCTCAACAGCTTCGGAGACTTCAGCTATGACAGTTCTTTGGGGTTCAGCATCCCTAGCTATTAGCACTTGCATCATCTCAGTGAGCTTGGTGATGCTTCCCTTCAACTCGTCGATTTCCATCCTAACTTCCATGTTGTGTTGCTCTTGGTCAGCCATTCTTTTTCGAGAAACACTACGTGTCTGATAAGGATGTCGGGGAATCAGCTTGCCTTGTTAAACTGTTGGAGGAATAGATGTATGAGTATTGGATTAAGATGCAATTGAATGCAGATgcatgaagatgaagatctttgtttgttttttaatgaaaaaatgaaTGCCATGTATGATTCATAAGTAATGGATTTCCAAGTCAATTGGATACAGAAAGATTCAAATTACTTGGCACACAGTGGCTCACCACAGGATCGTTCTAAGGTTTTTTATCTTGAAAAGGTTCTAGACGcggttctcagagttacaaaCTCCTTTTGAAAACCCAGTCATCTAGTAAATAACTTACCATCCAACTGTGTTTTCAAACGAAGCCTATTatgagtgtggttttcgcacatacccacagtaatagttacgttacgcaagttgggtgcgaaaccaccatttcctaaaagtcatggtttcagggtttttctaaaggtccctagagttaacgatccaaattgaaaacatcatcgctcgagtaaataacttactcaaccaaagacatcttctcaaaggacctactctaggcggggtattagtatctcctacatgacactacgtcaagcaagtttaatactaaaacaccatcttatcttatgtgtttcttgagctcgggCGTAGAGCTTTGTCCATAAAGTGCCAATAATAGAAAGATTCCAACCATGATGATAAGAAATCAAACAATGATATAATAAAGGCAATAAATAAGCAAGTaaataaatgaaaacaaaatcacaagaaaaattaaattagggttgactctcttggaagtccccaacagagtcgccactttctgtagcggtaaaaatgtgactcgacgcgttttcacgcattcgaagtacaacagagtcgccaccgaactttatttattccaagaaggaaagggaaaatatcgataaaacccataaattaaaaagaatggataagatggtcatcgcaaccaaatttaggttcgggagtcggttaagcaaggggaaggtattagcacccctcacctccatcgtactcgatgggacccatttagttattcttgtgatcgattgttagcttattatttacttgcgttctaattattatatggacaagaaagaaacgggatttgggttttttattattgtgctcgccaagatatttgaatcttgtgcctacgtattcccttgtgcaatgggaaagtcagagcgttcgtagttcgtggctacgaaattatattttttattagtgtgctcgccaagacatttgagtcttgtgcctacatatcttcaatggaagaatcagagcgattgtagttctaagaactacgagtttgttgattaattttgatgggtctaatcgcacttggacGAGAAGACGagtttttgaatgtggttcgcGCTTGGGCGAGATTTTCACTTGGGCAAAGAGAAGATGAGTTTATAttgaaattgttttatgaaaaaaagtggaattcaagcattcaaacaatggcttaatggccatcgcctaaaatacttgaaagagcatttGCTAAATTGAGCTTGATGAAGTTTTTTAACGggatacaagcattcaaacaaaagcttaacggccatcgcctaaatgcttgaaagagaaacttgtacaagtacatacaaacccctcttgggtggtgaaagagattgaaatgatttgaattttgagaagtccttaatgagatacaagcattcaaacaaaggcttaacggccatcgcctaaatgtttttaGAAcgacttgtacaagtacgtacaaacccttctaattTCATCCATTGTGGACTCAACTCAATTCGGTTGTAAAAAGtattttgattgaaaaaggaacttggtattgaccaagatttgttatgaaaagattcgcacttgggcgatgAAAAGAATTCACACTTGGGCGAAGAAAAGAACGATTTGGTGAGTTGAGATTATTTTTAGAGTTTTTGTAAAAAGGAAGAgacgaatcgagtttgaatgagtctataatggaatcta is part of the Vicia villosa cultivar HV-30 ecotype Madison, WI linkage group LG2, Vvil1.0, whole genome shotgun sequence genome and encodes:
- the LOC131650165 gene encoding uncharacterized protein LOC131650165 yields the protein MADQEQHNMEVRMEIDELKGSITKLTEMMQVLIARDAEPQRTVIAEVSEAVEDPIPVQRLPSTWPEFGLPPGYTPSFANTLGVGLFAQQIAPIPVVAEQSPIVHTTVQPTFNNPPFVYHVDDSEHGDQEHNHEVEEVKEKYNVLEKRLKVVEGNDIFGFDTMNLCLVSDLIVPAKFKVHEFEKYKGHTCPKDHLTMYFRKMAAYANNDKLLVHIFQDSLAGASLKWYMSLKRDHIQTWRDLGEAFLKQYKYNMDLAPDRRQLQTMTMRDKETFKGYAQRWRELAAQVEPPLAEKELTGMFMDTLQPVFYEKMIGSVSSSFADLVTIGERVEEDLKNGKIVNAAESSNNNQTKRFPGNFHRKKEGETNAVVTSGEGTQNPQPYQAPTYPQVPFMPYYQYPHVAAAQHQQPYFPMPSHQQPWSASHHNAPQSAPQNAQQNQNRPQKDPPKEPRRIDPIPMTYTELWPALIHKSLIAPRTTKAPTPPFSKGYNPNAKCAFHSGVVGHSIEDCWVLKEKVQDLIESKMLTFRDVNPNVVTNPLPH